A genomic window from Corticium candelabrum chromosome 8, ooCorCand1.1, whole genome shotgun sequence includes:
- the LOC134183225 gene encoding golgin subfamily A member 6-like protein 7, protein MDEPTELLGFSQDSRDHVDTAVPVANFVGEGVEVEASDEAIQEVTCDQQQRPVSTRNIIPLEGNVELHGHNGMVDIQASVAENSAVRDENSAPKDENSALKTDTLMHDNECTCMLRDVRVEKALQDYQKAFTTCQEHVTEVKQQQQQQHENELKQQRQRYENELKQQEQHYENELSLARKTEQTLRNEKEELRKRLVSVENMYRLQSEAMEKKDSEEEAKPVAEEQECSEETESKNKTLKSRLGYESSKPTSLQADSGYSGCKSSQTVDLALLPADMQQNNGAVAGSFSV, encoded by the exons ATGGACGAGCCAACAGAATTGCTAGGTTTTTCACAAGACTCGCGCGATCACGTTGACACTGCAGTGCCAGTTGCTAACTTTGTTGGTGAAGG CGTTGAAGTAGAGGCTAGCGATGAAGCAATTCAGGAAGTCACGTGTGATCAACAACAAAGACCA GTATCCACTAGAAATATCATTCCACTTGAAGGAAATGTAGAGTTGCATGGCCATAATGGCATGGTGGATATCCAGGCTTCGGTTGCTGAGAACAGTGCTGTCAGAGATGAGAACAGTGCTCCTAAAGACGAGAACAGTGCTctgaaaacagacacactcatGCATGATAAtgaatgtacatgtatgttgcGGGATGTACGTGTGGAGAAAGCCTTGCAGGATTATCAAAAGGCTTTTACAACATGTCAAGAGCATGTTACTGAGgtgaagcaacaacaacaacaacaacatgagAACGAGTTGAAGCAACAACGACAACGTTATGAGAACGAGTTGAAGCAACAAGAACAACATTATGAGAACGAGTTGTCTCTTGCACGAAAAACTGAGCAAACCCTTAGAAATGAAAAGGAGGAGCTACGAAAACGGCTGGTGTCTGTTGAGAATATGTATCGTTTACAATCAGAGGCAATGGAGAAGAAAGATAGTGAAGAAGAAGCAAAACCAGTGGCAGAAGAACAAGAATGTAGTGAAGAAACAGAATCGAAGAACAAGACGCTAAAGTCACGTCTGGGATATGAAAGCTCAAAACCAACTAGTCTGCAAGCAGACAGTGGATATAGTGGCTGTAAATCATCACAGACAGTGGATCTTGCGCTGTTACCtgcagacatgcaacaaaacaatggAGCAGTGGCAGGTTCCTTTAGCGTGTAG
- the LOC134183460 gene encoding uncharacterized protein LOC134183460 gives MAGKKYRDDVYAQRQGLAASDENMRAALMKTKQEDETRFHLSTAEASSGAMKVNPQGFERKERKKEYMSEMGMAGGARVALERVAGMKAKEIGSWRTPKETQLEKGTMVHVEPFATWWHESHASSSLPRYRKGAVGGVGEVVGKVNSPDDSVFSSAKSNREDTAGGRYRLVAGSGSGFGDTSSRLVYKREDEQQSVLSLAAKQNTLQTSSESAEAIEPVTSLMHECTLTDYQKAVYKQRYGLQSSSSSKGLQAGLYSAKAEEKSTVGPVAGADNLSRKRETLRVLQQKGLPDLVEGDLKMLTHKELIDQCHVRDYQKLQSELHEQEMGTRIDEVENEWQEERRRRIEAEKKVCKLEEENKMLRARLPADNLDALPEQDFTRMAVVAQPNADGSVSDDDSEDMQEWRKRKEDFQGVREEHVSEVFPPGNLQMPGESMVELKRAENSAGHRMTSRSTAQFPELVYLHPKMITNLSKENSDLKAENRDLKQRCGNERSLNLENEGEHQKEMKDIQKQLLELVNKLFRAQASEETTKIQ, from the exons ATGGCTGGTAAAAAATACAGGGATGATGTATATGCTCAAAGACAAGGTCTGGCTGCCTCTGATGAGAACATGCGAGCTGCATTGATGAAAACGAAACAAGAAGATGAAACACGATTCCATTTGTCGACGGCGGAGGCGTCCAGTGGTGCGATGAAGGTAAATCCCCAAGGATTTGAACGAAAAGAGAGAAAAAAAGAATATATGAGTGAAATGGGGATGGCGGGAGGGGCGCGTGTCGCCCTGGAGCGTGTGGCTGGAATGAAAGCGAAGGAAATTGGATCGTGGCGTACGCCGAAGGAGACGCAGTTAGAGAAAGGGACGATGGTGCATGTTGAGCCTTTTGCAACGTGGTGGCACGAGAGTCATGCCTCATCATCATTACCACGTTACCGCAAGGGGGCCGTTGGTGGTGTAGGAGAGGTGGTGGGGAAGGTGAACTCTCCAGATGATTCTGTGTTTTCTAGTGCTAAGAGTAATAGAGAAGATACAGCAGGTGGTCGGTATAGATTAGTGgctggtagtggtagtggatTTGGTGATACATCTAGTAGGTTAGTGTACAAGAGAGAGGATGAACAACAAAGTGTATTAAGTTTGGCTGCCAAACAGAATACTTTACAGACATCTAGCGAATCAGCAGAAGCAATAGAACCTGTAACTTCATTGATGCATGAGTGTACCTTGACTGACTATCAGAAAGCTGTATACAAGCAACGATATGGACTACAATCCAGTAGTTCTTCAAAAGGCTTGCAAGCAGGTTTGTATTCTGCAAAGGCAGAAGAGAAATCAACAGTAGGACCTGTTGCAGGTGCTGATAATTTGTCTAGGAAAAGGGAAACTCTCCGTGTATTACAACAGAAAGGACTTCCTGATCTTGTCGAAGGAGATCTGAAGATGCTGACTCATAAGGAGCTCATTGATCAATGCCATGTAAGAGATTATCAAAAGCTGCAGTCAGAATTACATGAACAAGAAATGGGCACTAGAATAGATGAAGTAGAAAACGAATGGCAGGAAGAAAGGCGTAGACGAATAGAAGCAGAGAAGAAAGTGTGCAAGTTGGAAGAAGAGAACAAGATGCTAAGAGCACGATTGCCAGCTGACAATTTGGATGCTCTGCCTGAACAG GACTTTACAAGAATGGCAGTAGTTGCCCAACCGAATGCAGATGGATCTGtaagtgatgatgacagtgaAGATATGCAAGAGTGGAGGAAGCGGAAAGAGGACTTTCAAGGAGTCAGAGAAGAACACGTCTCTGAGGTTTTTCCACCTGGAAACCTTCAG ATGCCTGGTGAAAGCATGGTGGAGCTAAAGAGGGCTGAGAACAGTGCTGGTCACCGAATGACTAGTAGGTCTACAGCACAATTTCCAGAACTTGTTTATTTGCATCCGAAAATGATAACCAACCTAAGTAAAGAAAATAGTGATTTAAAGGCTGAAAACAGAGATCTGAAGCAACGTTGTGGGAATGAGCGATCTCTTAACCTGGAAAATGAGGGAGAGCATCAGAAGGAAATGAAGGACATACAAAAGCAGCTGTTGGAGCTTGTGAATAAATTGTTTCGTGCTCAGGCAAGTGAGGAAACGACTAAAATACAATAG
- the LOC134183346 gene encoding uncharacterized protein LOC134183346 codes for MPVDDDGQEEDSSVVVPDSDKEDNASFSSCKLDSEESTVMISSRSTSHEQTPISRSGVEDEEEGCNTERDVDATVALKKGKGKRKRTDDTGRTAGQKKMKGSGTEKKTRNEHLVQLLTTKLKEMDDDMLEKEAARREKEEESRRQWEEEQDNKRMTFMKDIMHGFFEAMKK; via the exons ATGCCAGTAGATGATGACGGACAAGAAGAAGATTCCAG TGTGGTGGTGCCTGACAGTGACAAAGAAGACAATGCCAGTTTTTCTAGCTGCAAATTAGACAGCGAAGAAAGTACCGTCATGATCTCATCCAGGTCTACATCTCATGAGCAGACACCTATTAGTAGGTCTGGAGTTGAGGATGAAGAGGAAGGCTGCAATACAGAAAGGGATGTTGATGCCACTGTTGCGTTGAAGAAAGGGAAAGGAAAACGTAAAAGGACTGATGACACAG GCAGGACTGCGGgacaaaagaaaatgaaagGCAGTGGTACAGAGAAGAAAACAAGGAATGAGCACCTCGTACAATTACTGACCACTAAACTCAAAGAGATGGATGATGATATGTTGGAAAAGGAGGCAGCAAGAAGAGAGAAGGAGGAGGAGAGTAGAAGGCAGTGGGAGGAAGAACAGGATAACAAAAGAATGACATTCATGAAGGACATTATGCATGGCTTCTTTGAAGCCATGAAGAAATAA
- the LOC134183579 gene encoding uncharacterized protein LOC134183579, translating into MLACAWSKMHPNALLLFCRLFFIIWRLVEEDRLRESYRRQQILLRERSERFSRYLQRRRRLVTLCCSLVTSRRSPVVWCHERRDNFWQETVWQHWREEDWKSNMRMKKETFLSLCRDLRPLLTRQATRFRRPVGVMKRVAIALWRLSGTCEYRTTGHLFGVGRSTAHRITRNVCDAIMELIFQSYIRQPSRREIQSSIDGFERICGFPQVVGAVDGTHIEIRAPTECPEDYVNRKGFHSIQLQAVVDSSLRFTDIFVGYPGSVHDARVFSNSPLFRVHEHTGIFPEEGLRNICGVDVNALILGDSAYPLLPWLMKPFPESANMSAEKRNFNYKHSSTRMVVERAFGMLKGRWRCLSKCLDDNALNAITTIISCCTLHNYCLVQQDGVEEEWLQRRPGEPYYECVDDHAGRVRGRAHMIRQAVAEYLM; encoded by the coding sequence ATGCTAGCGTGCGCATGGTCAAAGATGCACCCCAATGctcttctcttgttttgcCGTCTCTTCTTTATCATTTGGAGGCTCGTTGAAGAAGACCGTCTCAGAGAGTCTTATAGACGACAGCAGATATTGTTGAGGGAAAGATCAGAGCGGTTTTCTCGTTACCTTCAACGAAGACGAAGACTTGTAACTCTGTGCTGTTCTCTGGTGACCAGTAGACGATCTCCAGTTGTCTGGTGCCATGAGAGAAGAGATAACTTTTGGCAAGAGACTGTTTGGCAGCACTGGAGGGAAGAAGATTGGAAGAGTAATATGAGGATGAAAAAGGAGAcatttctttctctttgtagAGATCTCAGACCTCTTTTGACAAGACAAGCTACTCGGTTTCGCAGACCTGTTGGAGTAATGAAGAGAGTAGCCATTGCTCTCTGGCGTCTCAGTGGGACATGTGAGTATCGAACCACAGGACATCTCTTTGGTGTGGGGAGGTCAACAGCTCACAGAATCACACGTAATGTTTGTGATGCAATTATGGAGTTAATTTTTCAATCCTATATCAGACAACCAAGTAGGAGAGAAATTCAAAGTAGCATTGACGGCTTTGAAAGAATTTGTGGTTTCCCTCAGGTAGTCGGTGCAGTAGATGGGACACATATAGAAATAAGGGCTCCCACAGAATGCCCTGAGGACTACGTAAATCGAAAAGGATTTCATTCCATTCAACTACAAGCTGTTGTTGATTCGTCTTTGCGATTTACAGACATTTTTGTCGGATATCCTGGGAGTGTCCATGATGCTCGTGTGTTTTCCAACAGCCCTTTGTTCAGAGTGCATGAACATACTGGAATATTTCCAGAGGAAGGTTTGAGAAATATATGTGGTGTTGATGTCAATGCACTAATACTTGGAGATTCCGCTTATCCACTATTGCCATGGCTAATGAAACCATTCCCTGAAAGTGCTAATATGTCAGCTGAGAAGAGAAACTTTAACTACAAACACAGTAGTACTAGGATGGTTGTGGAGCGGGCGTTTGGTATGCTTAAGGGAAGATGGAGGTGCCTAAGCAAGTGTCTAGATGACAATGCCCtaaatgctattacaactatTATTTCTTGCTGCACACTTCACAATTACTGCCTAGTGCAACAAGATGGAGTTGAAGAAGAGTGGCTGCAACGACGACCAGGAGAGCCTTATTATGAATGTGTTGACGATCATGCAGGCAGAGTCAGAGGAAGAGCTCATATGATAAGACAAGCTGTAGCTGAGTATCTGATGTGA